One Ricinus communis isolate WT05 ecotype wild-type chromosome 7, ASM1957865v1, whole genome shotgun sequence genomic region harbors:
- the LOC8287607 gene encoding uncharacterized protein LOC8287607, with the protein METPSKGKSKFCRKATKDIGNSDEDDDLLSSIGSSDDNMQEDQLMSLVEHRLPIKEEFKPYQQPARRMSKEIKLRVKDEIEKLLKASFIRPQGATYQKAMNAIFHDMLGHHMEVYIDDIVVKSKKATDHVKHLKKSSRRIREHRLKLNPLKCAFGV; encoded by the exons ATGGAGACTCCAAGCAAAGGAAAATCTAAATTCTGCAGAAAGGCCACTAAAGATATAGGTAACTCTGATGAGGATGATGATTTGTTATCTTCTATTGGGAGTTCTGATGATAACATGCAGGAAGATCAATTGAT GAGCTTGGTAGAGCATCGCCTTCCAATCAAGGAAGAATTTAAGCCATATCAACAACCAGCCAGGAGAATGTCTAAAGAAATCAAACTCAGGGTAAAGgatgaaattgagaaattgcTAAAAGCAAGCTTCATTAGACCACAAG GTGCCACTTATCAAAAGGCCATGAATGCCATTTTTCATGATATGCTAGGTCATCATATGGAAGTTTATATTGATGACATAGTAGTAAAGTCTAAAAAAGCTACTGACCACGTGAAGCACCTAAAGAAAAGCTCTCGGAGGATAAGAGAGCACAGACTAAAGTTGAACCCATTGAAATGTGCTTTTGGAGTTTAG